GGTCATGCGTCATGCACGCCGGAGGTCTCCCGGTCGCCCGGTTTCCGTCCGTTCCTCGCGGAGGCCGTAGGCCGAGGCCGGTTCCGGCACCTGCGGCTCCTCTGCCATCCCGACCGAAGCCCGTGGGACCTTCCGCGGACCGACCGGAGCCCTGAGGCCGGCCCGGAAGGCGAAACGGCCTTGGTGTGTCAGGGCCGGTCTTCGCCCTCGGGCCGCCCCTCGGTCTTCCGCAACAGTCCCAGCAGCGCCTCGCGCTCCGTCTCCGACAGACCCTCGAAGCACTCCGCGAGGACGGAGTCCGCCACCTCGTGACCCGCCTTCAGCACCCGCTGCCCCTCGGCGGTGAGGTGGTGCTCGATGCGCCGGCCGTACCCGGGGCGCCGGTCGACCAGCCCCTGCGCCACCAGTCGCCCGGCGAGCGTGCCGAACGCCTGCTCGCTCTGGAACGTCCCCGCCGCCAGTTCCCGCGCGCTGGCCCCCGGCGATCGACCGATCGCACGGAGCGCGTCCCACTGCGCGAGCGTGCTGCCGATCGCCGCGAGGCGGCTGTCGAGCGAGCGGTGCTGACGGTACTGGGCGGCCTTCACGGCCCGTCCGAGGATC
This Streptomyces sp. NBC_00377 DNA region includes the following protein-coding sequences:
- a CDS encoding MarR family winged helix-turn-helix transcriptional regulator, encoding MAVELQILGRAVKAAQYRQHRSLDSRLAAIGSTLAQWDALRAIGRSPGASARELAAGTFQSEQAFGTLAGRLVAQGLVDRRPGYGRRIEHHLTAEGQRVLKAGHEVADSVLAECFEGLSETEREALLGLLRKTEGRPEGEDRP